A window from Montipora capricornis isolate CH-2021 chromosome 7, ASM3666992v2, whole genome shotgun sequence encodes these proteins:
- the LOC138055503 gene encoding uncharacterized protein produces MAQDEEKLGTRLVDINTEFLLPLPDGYAISQNVGEPENLRANLKCIVPHAFETTCTGKNAELCQLSAIDETGVEIFSEYILPLGTVRYAASRVGKLSVRAINGEKRLCKENQPVDAISLEQALQRFLAFLVNVKRGLNMEPLTILIGHNFSIFDTPILLRKSNVEFHSKQKELNVNFADSQILVKHLIKEKHRALQLSSGNFCKSNQSSLYSHLFQEEFEAHDSLEDVKALQKILFTSSLQLSKEKIVNYSSVTNVCQAVDSMLYFDQRQEILQTFNGRLFNSDDDNGVIKQSMALNIAGTGISYSDLCELYTKFGKKGLLAILSMPPSQSDLKRLRVTRTKRILGAIAYHLKREIPPEE; encoded by the exons ATGGCACAAGATGAAGAAAAGTTGGGAACAAGATTAGTAGATATCAACACTGAGTTCTTGCTCCCATTGCCAGATGG CTATGCCATATCTCAGAATGTTGGTGAGCCTGAAAACTTGAGAGCAAACCTGAAGTGCATTGTGCCACATGCATTTG AGACAACCTGTACCGGAAAAAATGCAGAGCTTTGTCAGTTGTCAGCTATTGATGAAACGGGAGTTGAAATTTTCTCTGAGTACATTCTGCCATTAGGAACCGTACGTTATGCAGCTTCACGTGTTGGTAAACTATCTGTAAGAGCCATCAATGGAGAGAAGAGGCTTTGCAAGGAAAATCAACCAGTTGATGCCATATCACTTGAACAAGCACTTCAGAGGTTTCTGGCCTTCCTTGTCAATGTTAAACGGGGACTAAATATGGAGCCTCTCACTATTTTGATTGGACATAATTTCTCCATATTTGACACACCAATACTTCTCCGGAAAAGCAATGTAGAATTCCATTCCAAGCAAAAAGAACTGAATGTTAATTTTGCCGACAGTCAAATTCTCGTCAAACACCTTATAAAAGAAAAGCACCGAGCACTTCAGCTTTCATCTGGcaatttctgcaaatcaaacCAGTCTTCTCTTTACTCGCACCTCTTTCAAGAAGAATTTGAAGCGCATGATTCTTTAGAGGATGTAAAAGCTCTACAGAAAATTCTTTTCACGTCATCACTCCaactgagcaaagaaaaaattgtaaattactCTTCTGTCACAAACGTTTGTCAAGCAGTCGACAGCATGTTGTACTTTGATCAACGTCAAGAAATCCTTCAGACCTTCAACGGGAGGCTGTTCAACTCCGACGATGATAATGGAGTCATCAAACAATCTATGGCCTTGAACATTGCTGGAACTGGGATCTCGTATTCTGACCTTTGTGAATTATATACGAAGTTTGGTAAAAAAGGCTTGCTGGCAATCTTAAGCATGCCTCCCTCACAGTCCGATTTGAAGCGACTTCGTGTTACGCGAACAAAACGAATTCTCGGTGCCATTGCTTATCACTTGAAGAGGGAAATCCCTCCTGAAGAATGA